Genomic segment of Psychrobacter sanguinis:
TGATTTTAAAATCGATCGGATTTCCATGCGCGTCCACACATAAGTGTATTTTTGTCGTGTTTCCGCCACGACTGAGTCCAATTGCTCGCTCTTCACCACGCCGAGCTCCACTTGCATGTTGATGACACCGTACATAACTTCCGTCAATGAATACCCATTCTTTATCAGTTTGTGTTCGTAGGTCAAAAAAAAATTCTGCCATAGCCCTTTTGTAGACCATCGATTAAAGCGGTTATAAGCGGTTTTCCATGAACCTAGTTCGGTAGGTATGTCTCGCCATGGAGAACCTGTTCTTAGTTTCCAAAGTATGGCTTCCATTACGGTGCGGTCATTCTTCCATTGATGGCAACCGTGAGCCTTCATTGTTGTTTGTAGTTGTTCCCATATGTTGTCAGTTATTACTGTTCTCGCCATGGTTTGAGTTTCCCTATATTTTAT
This window contains:
- a CDS encoding IS5 family transposase (programmed frameshift), producing the protein MARTVITDNIWEQLQTTMKAHGCHQWKNDRTVMEAILWKLRTGSPWRDIPTELGSWKTAYNRFNRWSNKRAMAEFFFDLRTQTDKEWVFIDGSYVRCHQHASGARRGEERAIGLSRGGNTTKIHLCVDAHGNPIDFKITGGEVHDSQVANDLIEVIEQAEYFIADKGYDSQKIRDKAIEHGMKAVIPRRKKTKQPNPEFDSYLYKLRHLVENMFARLKHFRSIATRYEKLARNFKSMLYLACTIIHCKLN